The Ruminococcus sp. HUN007 genome contains the following window.
TGTACTCTGGCCTAACAATACAAATTACTATTACTTCTGTGCTAACGTTGAAACAAAGGAAGTATACTATGCTGAAAACTAACGAACAGCATGAAGAAAAACCTTATCAAGGCCGGAATTGATATTAACGACCTTGATTATGATGACTGACCGATCAGATAATAAGTAAAGAAAAAGCACCGGATATGATTCATGTCCGGTGTTTTTGGAGAAAAACGCAGTGTTTCCACAGAATAACGGAGGTTTTGAATTTGGAATTAGAGGTACTTGCGCCGGCCAGGGGACCGCCGAAAGACTTTTATCAGCACTTAACTACGGCGCCGATGCCGTTTATCTCGGAAGAAAACAGTTCGGTATGAGAGCTTCATCCGGCCAATTTTGATTTTGAAGGACTTAAGGAAGCAGTAAAGGCTTTCCCACGACAAGGGCGTGGAAGGTGTTCCTTACCTGCAACACTCTTCCGAGAAATAATGAGATACCGCTTTTTGAACAGTTTGTACGTGAAGCTGTTGAAGCCGGGGTGGATGCACTTATCGCTGCCGATCTCGGAATAATCTCGCTCATTAAGAAATATGCACCTGACATGGTGATACACCGCTTCCACACAGACAGGTATCGTAAACTATGTTACAGCAAACGAACTTTATAACATGGGATGCAAACGAGTAGTTCTTGCCCGTGAGCTGTCACTTGATGAAATAGCTGAGATACGTGCCAGGACTCCTAAGGATCTTGAAATCGAGTGCTTCGTTCACGGTGCTAATGTGCGTTTCATTCTCGGGACGCTGTCTGCTTTTCAAGTTACCTTGTAAACCGTGATGCCAACAGGGGAGAATGTGCACAGCCGTGCCGCTGGGGATATCATCTTCAGGAGGAAAAAAGGCCTAATGAGTTCTATCCTGTTTTCGAGGACGAGCAGGGAACATACATTCTCAATGCCAAGGACATGTCGATGATAGAACACATCGACAAGCTTCGTGAAGCAGGTATATACAGTCCTCAAGATCGGAGGGAAGGGCAAAGTCCAGCCTACTACGTTTCAGTGGTTACAAACGCCTACAGAAATGGCTGTGGGACTGCTGCCTGAAGGGTGAGCCTGTACCGCAGTGGGTTTATGACGAGGTATTCAAGGTAAGCCACAGAAAGTACTGTACCGGAATTTTTCTTCGGACATCCGAAGGACAGTCAGTTACTATGAGACGGGCGGGTTACATAAGGGAATATGACGTTGTGGCTGTTGTTGATGAATGCCGTGACGGAAGGCTCTATGCCACACAGCGAAACAAGTTCCTTGCAGGAGATACGCTTGAAGTATTCTCGCCGGGAAAGGAACCGCAGATCATCAAAGCTGATGTGATCTACAACGAAAAAAGATGAGTCAGTTGAGAGTGGCGAACCACGCAATGATGAAGTTTTTCGATACCGTGCGAAAAGGAATTCCCGAAGGATGCAATAATCCGAATGCAGAAAACAGTAATAATATCAGGACGAAAAAAATCAGGTCACATGATTGATCATGTGCCTGATTCTTTTTTTGAAATTTTTTTAGAATATATTTTAACTGAGATAAATTTCAAAACGTACTGTTGTACCGCAGCCAAGTTCAGTTTCTATTTCGAAACTGTCGGTATTTTTTCTGATCTTTGAAAAATCCCTGTCCGTTGCCAAGGCCCCGGGCTCTGATCTCGGAATCAGGAAGAGCGGTAGTAATAACCGTCGTTCATAGCCATTTTCAGGATCGGCAATACCCGGTCCGTTGGTCCGCTGCTTCCACCCTGAGTAACATCCGGTGGTGATTCTCAACATCAATAAGGCCGCCGTTAGCATGTATTATCATGTTGAGTTCTGTTTCGTATACAGCAAGTGGTGGCTTTTTACGGATAATTTCATTATTGATGTTCATTTCAGAGAGTTTTGTTTTTATGTCTTCTGAAAACAGCTCCGGCATTTAGAAAATCAATTAGGTGTTACAATATAATGATAGTTTGGTTTCAGGATTCATTCTTTTTTCGATAACCTCCCTGCTTTTTCTTTCTAATATATATTATACCATAATACAAGAGAAAAGTAAAGCGCTTTTTTGTGTATTTTGTTCAAATAATGTTTGTGATAATATTATTGTTTTTTAGTCCTGATTTTCTGATATAAATTATAGTATACGTGAAAATGAATGTTAAGGAAACACTGATTAAACGGAAATCCGGCTTCAACGTATTTCCAAAGGTGGGTATTTCCCGGGACTTTGCCCCGGAGCCTCACGCTGATTTATGATAAATCAGCGTTTCCTTAAGGGGAGGATTATGATATGACAGCACTTATCACCGGAGCGAGTACAGGGATCGGCGCTGCGGATATGGCGCGAATCTATCTTCAGCCCAGCTCTTGGATAATGATCTTATTCTTGTGGCAAGAAAGCAGAGACAAGCTGCTTAAACTGAAAAAACTTCTTCCCCTGTAAGGGTAAAAGGTAATCGCAAGCAGATCTTTCTGATCCGAAAATGCAAAAAGAGTATATTATGTAATAAGACCGGAGTTTTCAAGATGCCAAGATCTCCGGTAAAAAAAAGCTTTGAAAGTATATGAAGTGCTGTAACATTAAGATTAATAAGGTTCAGCTCTTTTTCAAGTGAAGTTTTTCTCAAAAGGACCTACTTCACCAAATTCCTGCGTTGTTTACCAGAAGATCGGACTCTGAAACTCCGGCATACATAATAATACTCTTTTTTGCATTTTCCGGATCAGAAAGATCTGCTGCGATTACCTTTACCCTTACAGGAAGAAGCTTTTTTCAGTTTAAGCAGCTTTGTCTCTGCTTCTTGCCACAAAGAAATAAGATCATATCCAAGAGTGCTGAGATAGATCGCCATATCGCGGCCCGATCCCTGTACTCGCTCCGGTGATAAGTGCTGTCATATCATAATCCTCCCCTTAAGGAAACGCTGATTTAATTCATAAATCAGCGTGAGGCTCCGGGGCAAAGTCCCGGAAAATACCACCTTTGGAAATACGTTTGAAGCCGGATTTCCGGTTTAATCAGTGTTTCCTTAACATTCATTTTCACGTATACTATAATTATATCAGAAAATCAGACTAAAAAACAATAATATTATCACAAACATTATTGAACAAAATACACAAAAAGGCGCTTTACTTTTCTCTTTGTATTATGGTATAAATATATATAGAAGAAAAAGCAGGGAGGGTTATCGAAAAAAGAATGAATCCTGAAACCAAAAACTATCATATATTGTAACACCTAATGATTTTCCTAAATGCCGGAGCCTGTTTCAGAAGACATAAAAACAAAACTCTCTGAAATGAACATCAATAAATGAAATTATCCGTAAAGCCACACTTGCTGTATACGAAACAGAACTCAACATGATAATACATGCTAACGGCGGCGCTTAATTGGATGTTGAGATCACACCGGATGTACTCAGGGTGGAAAGCAGCGGACCAACGGACCGGGTATTGCCCGATCCTGAAATGGCTATGAACGACGGTTATACTACCGTCTCTCCTGATTCCCGAGATCAGAGCCCGGGGCCTTGGCAAACGGACAGGGATTTTCAAAGATCAGAAAAAATACCGACAGTTTCGAAAATAGAAACTGAACTTGGCTGCGGTACAACAGTAACGTTTTGAAATTTATCTCAGTTAAAATATATTCTAAAAAAAAATTCAAAAAAAGAATCAGGCACATGATCAATCATGTGACCTGATTTTTTTCGTCCTGATATTATTACTGTTTCCTGCATTCGGATTATTGCATCCTTCGGGAATTCCTTTTCGCACGGTATCGAAAAACTTCATCATTGCGTGGTTTCGCACTCTCAAACTGACTCCATCTTTTTTCGTTGTAAGATCACATCAGCTTTTGATGATCTGGCGGTTCCTTTTCCGGCGAGAATACTTCAAGCGTATCTCCTGCAAGGAACTTGTTTCGCTGTGTGGCATAGAGCCTTCCGTCACGGCATTCATCAACAACACAGCCACAACGTCATATTCCCTTATGTAACCGCCCGTCTCATAGTACTGAACTGTCCTTGCGGATGTCCGAAGAAAAAATCCGTACAGTACTTTCTGTGGCTTACCTTGAATACCTCGTCATAAACCCCACTGCGGTAG
Protein-coding sequences here:
- a CDS encoding U32 family peptidase, whose translation is MFLTCNTLPRNNEIPLFEQFVREAVEAGVDALIAADLGIISLIKKYAPDMVIHRFHTDRYRKLCYSKRTL
- a CDS encoding U32 family peptidase; translated protein: MGCKRVVLARELSLDEIAEIRARTPKDLEIECFVHGANVRFILGTLSAFQVTL
- a CDS encoding U32 family peptidase C-terminal domain-containing protein, whose product is MRRAGYIREYDVVAVVDECRDGRLYATQRNKFLAGDTLEVFSPGKEPQIIKADVIYNEKR